A genomic stretch from Colwellia sp. Arc7-635 includes:
- a CDS encoding DUF1289 domain-containing protein, which translates to MSVEYHEPKGSAEDVASPCVRNCCLNEQDICLGCFRHIDEIMAWRKLDTSAKNAVLSQCLQRQKQLK; encoded by the coding sequence ATGAGTGTTGAATACCACGAACCAAAAGGCAGTGCTGAAGATGTCGCTAGTCCTTGCGTCCGTAATTGTTGTTTAAATGAGCAGGATATTTGCTTAGGCTGTTTCCGTCATATTGATGAAATTATGGCATGGCGCAAGCTTGATACTTCGGCGAAAAATGCAGTGCTTAGTCAATGTCTGCAACGTCAAAAACAGCTTAAATAA
- a CDS encoding response regulator: MMDAAKNDGLAQLDELNVLIIDDNLLVHSVLKESLFSLGIKEVRCVQNAYYGLRLCDEMHFHIVICAFNVKSDKDGFHLLEELKFKGHVTKTTVLIFLSTETDESLVNSIIELQPDDFWTKPLAVNKVRTRLISILKIKQVLFNINNAIEKKSFSKALYFADRHLQSEILAHYHPYINRIKGESYLALLEFEEAENFYRQLLSQYQYSWVYLGYAKALLKQGRLDEIRDMIKTLITKPDTRFGAHDMMAQYFIEQEQYQQAYEEIQKAMALAPRNIERNKKSWDLARLTQDHKGQYLATRNIAQQAKNSIHDSPELLLNVIRSGIDLVCATPDESANAILQQTDRDIRQFEYDCKDASLFKHQLLVVKARLHNVRNERDKAVKLVENYMSLKPSTVIEDNLDRVKVLHELGMREDAAHLLKAINNQIAGDTLNSQVVRRYIAQESQQREDIHFTAKELNAMAVEHFQKNRLTPALDVIDQALKLSPDNLRLLFSKLKILIKIKQEDQDTPATLTSAKEIIESLLQQNLEGKNLAVFEELVVKWQSLV; the protein is encoded by the coding sequence ATGATGGACGCAGCTAAAAACGATGGACTAGCACAACTCGATGAACTCAATGTTTTAATTATTGATGATAATCTGTTGGTGCATAGTGTGCTTAAAGAAAGCTTATTTTCTTTGGGCATTAAAGAAGTGCGCTGTGTGCAGAATGCTTATTATGGCCTGAGACTATGTGATGAAATGCATTTTCATATTGTTATTTGTGCTTTTAACGTTAAGAGTGACAAAGATGGCTTTCATTTATTAGAAGAGCTGAAGTTTAAAGGTCATGTTACTAAAACCACGGTGTTAATTTTTCTCAGTACAGAGACGGATGAATCATTAGTAAACTCAATTATTGAGTTACAACCTGATGATTTTTGGACCAAACCGCTGGCCGTAAATAAAGTAAGAACACGTCTAATCTCGATCTTAAAAATCAAACAAGTATTGTTTAATATCAATAATGCGATAGAGAAAAAGTCTTTTTCTAAAGCACTCTACTTTGCTGATCGTCACCTACAAAGTGAAATACTCGCACATTACCATCCTTATATTAACCGTATTAAAGGTGAGTCTTATCTTGCTTTACTTGAGTTTGAAGAAGCGGAAAATTTCTATCGACAATTATTGAGTCAATATCAATATTCTTGGGTTTATTTAGGCTATGCGAAAGCTTTACTTAAGCAAGGTCGCTTAGATGAAATTCGCGATATGATAAAAACCTTGATTACTAAACCTGACACTCGTTTCGGTGCCCACGACATGATGGCTCAGTATTTTATCGAGCAAGAACAATACCAGCAAGCTTACGAAGAAATTCAAAAAGCGATGGCATTAGCGCCAAGAAATATCGAGCGCAATAAAAAATCTTGGGATTTAGCCCGTTTAACTCAAGATCACAAAGGCCAATATCTAGCGACACGAAATATCGCGCAACAAGCAAAGAACTCTATTCATGACTCTCCTGAGCTGCTGCTGAATGTTATACGTTCTGGCATCGACTTAGTTTGTGCAACACCAGATGAAAGTGCCAATGCAATATTACAACAAACTGATCGAGATATCAGGCAGTTCGAATATGACTGTAAAGATGCAAGTCTTTTTAAACACCAACTGTTAGTGGTGAAAGCGCGGCTACACAATGTTCGAAACGAACGAGACAAAGCGGTTAAATTGGTCGAAAATTATATGTCACTTAAACCGAGTACCGTAATTGAAGACAATTTAGATCGCGTAAAAGTATTGCATGAATTGGGTATGCGTGAAGATGCCGCACATTTGCTTAAAGCCATTAATAACCAAATTGCTGGCGATACATTAAATAGCCAAGTTGTCAGGCGTTACATTGCACAAGAAAGCCAGCAGCGTGAAGATATACATTTTACGGCTAAGGAACTTAATGCTATGGCCGTAGAGCACTTTCAGAAAAATAGACTAACCCCTGCACTCGATGTTATTGATCAGGCGCTGAAACTAAGTCCCGACAATCTCAGGTTACTGTTCAGTAAATTGAAAATATTGATAAAAATTAAGCAGGAAGATCAAGATACGCCAGCAACGCTAACATCTGCTAAAGAGATTATTGAGTCACTTTTACAACAAAACCTTGAAGGTAAAAATTTGGCTGTATTTGAAGAGTTAGTCGTGAAATGGCAAAGTTTGGTGTGA